One segment of Theobroma cacao cultivar B97-61/B2 chromosome 9, Criollo_cocoa_genome_V2, whole genome shotgun sequence DNA contains the following:
- the LOC18591090 gene encoding transcription factor RF2b: MEIQDPQAKPGPNFNSSSITRMSGPQPNATAMFGSSSSSNHNNKSSNNNNPSNSSSSSAFMRGGGGHHRRAHSEMSFRLPDDMSIMMMDLSPPSDPINAGGGSSTASFEEMGSEDDLFSTYIDVDKLNSSEATNGRTNCTDHSEGEKLTSSSTTATSSRPRHRHSNSVDGSAYGEVMEAKKAMPPDKLAELWNLDPKRAKRILANRQSAARSKERKARYILELERKVQTLQTEATTLSAQLTLFQRDTTGLSTENTELKLRLQAMEQQAQLRDALNEALKKEVERLKIATGEIMSPSESFSLGMHQMPYTASTFLSLPPQQGAAGPQNMQLPSFTGSQSTMSTYHPPQMNQHHLSDIMQNDPLGRLQGLDISSKGSNLVKTEGPSISASESSFTF; the protein is encoded by the exons ATGGAAATCCAAGATCCGCAAGCGAAACCCGGCCCCAACTTCAATTCCAGTTCGATCACGAGAATGTCGGGTCCGCAACCAAATGCAACGGCGATGTTTGgaagcagcagcagcagcaaccACAACAACAAAAGCAGCAACAACAATAATCCTAGCAATAGCAGCAGCAGCAGTGCATTCATGAGAGGAGGTGGGGGGCACCACAGGAGGGCCCACTCGGAGATGAGCTTCCGCTTGCCTGACGACATGTCCATCATGATGATGGATCTCTCTCCGCCCTCGGATCCGATCAACGCCGGGGGAGGATCGTCCACCGCCAGCTTCGAGGAGATGGGATCCGAGGATGATCTTTTCTCCACCTACATTGACGTGGACAAGCTCAACTCCTCCGAAGCTACAAATGGACGCACCAACTGTACGGATCATAGTGAGGGGGAGAAGCTGACGTCGTCATCCACCACTGCGACGTCTTCTCGGCCTAGACACAGGCATAGTAATTCGGTGGACGGTAGCGCTTACGGAGAGGTAATGGAGGCCAAGAAAGCTATGCCTCCTGATAAGCTGGCCGAACTCTGGAACCTTGATCCCAAGCGTGCTAAAAG AATACTGGCAAATCGGCAGTCAGCGGCTCGCTCAAAAGAGAGGAAGGCCCGCTATATTCTAGAACTAGAGCGTAAAGTTCAGACCCTTCAAACAGAAGCAACCACTCTTTCTGCTCAGCTAACATTATTTCAG AGGGATACAACTGGCTTGAGTACTGAAAACACAGAGCTTAAGCTTCGGTTACAAGCTATGGAGCAACAAGCTCAGTTGCGTGATG CACTGAATGAAGCTCTGAAGAAGGAAGTTGAGAGGCTTAAGATTGCCACTGGGGAAATAATGAGCCCCTCGGAGTCATTTAGCTTGGGAATGCACCAAATGCCATACACTGCCTCAACTTTTCTATCACTTCCACCACAACAAGGAGCTGCCGGCCCCCAGAACATGCAGTTGCCAAGCTTCACTGGTTCTCAATCTACTATGTCAACTTACCATCCACCTCAGATGAATCAACATCATCTGTCAGATATTATGCAAAATGATCCTCTTGGACGATTACAGGGGCTAGACATCAGTAGTAAAGGATCCAATCTTGTGAAAACTGAAGGGCCATCAATTTCTGCCAGTGAAAGTAGCTTCACATTTTGA
- the LOC18591091 gene encoding RING-H2 finger protein ATL74 — MVTPQYRPHRLFLDMETAMPPISLNSTIGSYTSEANFDNNMVIVLAALLCALICALGLNSAVRCALRCGYSFGFGTPEQTPARQLASTTGVKKSALSQIPVVAFGSGLNLTVTDCPICLGEFAEGEKVRILPKCSHGFHARCIDTWLLSNSSCPLCRQALLDNTTSCNAEEVNFIVGLPENGASSGQPSLGEGERHQ, encoded by the coding sequence ATGGTGACTCCTCAATACCGCCCACATCGGCTGTTCCTAGACATGGAAACCGCGATGCCGCCAATCAGCTTAAACAGTACTATTGGCTCCTACACCAGTGAGGCCAATTTTGACAACAACATGGTCATAGTCCTAGCAGCTTTGCTCTGTGCATTGATTTGTGCTCTCGGGTTGAATTCAGCTGTCCGTTGTGCTCTAAGATGTGGCTACAGTTTTGGTTTTGGGACCCCGGAGCAGACCCCAGCACGCCAGCTGGCTTCTACTACAGGCGTCAAGAAGAGTGCATTGAGCCAGATTCCAGTGGTAGCATTTGGATCGGGGCTAAATCTTACCGTGACAGATTGTCCAATTTGCCTTGGAGAGTTTGCAGAAGGCGAGAAGGTCAGAATTCTCCCCAAGTGCAGCCACGGTTTTCATGCTAGGTGTATAGACACATGGCTGTTGTCAAACTCGTCGTGTCCATTGTGCCGGCAGGCCTTGCTCGATAATACAACAAGCTGCAATGCAGAAGAGGTGAATTTCATAGTCGGGTTGCCTGAAAATGGGGCAAGCAGTGGACAACCTAGCTTGGGGGAGGGGGAGCGACATCAATGA
- the LOC18591093 gene encoding isoleucine N-monooxygenase 2, which translates to MIRIRLMFSLAMANANSSLHGALEGVSSTSFATLLSFSSTLVVMAFALCCFFKFRLAGTEKAKQPPLPPLLLKPWPVVGNLPEMVKNKPTFRWLHELMKQVDAGIACIRFGNVHVIPVTCPEISREFLKKQDAVFASRPISMSTDVTTKGFLTTALVPLGDQWKKMKKVMVTDLLSPTKHRWLHEKRAEEADNLVRYVYNQCKTLDKGRLVNVRVAAQQYCGNLPRKLLFNRRYFGEGKEDGGPGFEEEEHVGALFTILSYLYSFCISDYIPCLRGLDLDGHEKIMDEALQVVGKYHDPIIEERIQQWKNGDKEDEEDLLDILITLRDEHGKPLLTMEEIKAQITEFMIATVDNPSNAVEWALAEMLNQPEILEKATQEIEQVVGRGRLVQESDFAKLNYVKACAREAFRLHPIAPFNVPHVSVADTTVADYFIPKGSHLLLSRTGLGRNPKVWDEPLKYKPERHLKADHGTPLSLTETDLRFISFSTGMRGCKGVLLGTSMTVMLFARLLQCFTWSIPPDQQGQAINLTEAKENLFLGKPLVAVASPRLPSNVYPA; encoded by the exons ATGATAAGGATAAGATTGATGTTCTCTTTAGCCATGGCGAACGCCAATTCCTCCCTCCACGGCGCTCTCGAGGGTGTGTCCTCCACTTCTTTTGCTACTTTGCTCAGCTTCTCCTCCACCCTTGTTGTCATGGCTTTCGCCTTGTGTTGCTTCTTCAAATTCCGATTGGCAGGCACTGAGAAGGCGAAACAACCTCCTCTCCCACCTCTCCTGCTGAAACCTTGGCCTGTCGTGGGAAACCTCCCTGAAATGGTCAAAAACAAGCCCACGTTTCGATGGTTACATGAGCTCATGAAACAAGTGGATGCTGGCATTGCTTGTATCCGCTTTGGGAATGTGCATGTCATTCCTGTCACCTGTCCAGAAATCAGTCGTGAATTCCTGAAAAAACAGGACGCTGTTTTTGCATCAAGACCCATTAGCATGTCCACAGACGTCACCACCAAAGGCTTTTTAACAACAGCTCTCGTGCCCTTAGGAGATcaatggaaaaaaatgaagaaagttATGGTCACTGATTTGCTTTCCCCAACGAAACATCGGTGGCTTCATGAAAAAAGAGCAGAAGAAGCCGATAACCTTGTGCGTTACGTGTATAACCAATGCAAGACTTTAGATAAAGGCCGCCTGGTGAACGTAAGGGTGGCTGCACAACAATATTGCGGCAATCTGCCGAGGAAGCTGCTTTTTAACAGGAGGTACTTTGGGGAGGGTAAGGAAGATGGAGGACCAGGGTTTGAGGAAGAAGAGCACGTCGGCGCCCTTTTCACTATTCTTAGTTATCTTTATTCGTTTTGCATATCTGATTACATTCCATGCTTGAGAGGGCTTGATCTGGATGGCCATGAAAAAATTATGGACGAGGCTCTTCAGGTTGTTGGAAAATACCATGATCCCATAATCGAAGAGAGGATTCAGCAGTGGAAAAATGGCGACAAGGAGGATGAGGAGGACTTGCTTGATATCTTGATTACTTTGAGAGATGAGCATGGCAAGCCTTTACTGACAATGGAAGAGATCAAGGCTCAAATTACT GAATTCATGATTGCTACGGTAGATAATCCGTCCAACGCTGTAGAATGGGCACTTGCTGAGATGCTAAACCAACCCGAGATACTTGAGAAAGCCACACAAGAAATAGAACAAGTTGTTGGAAGGGGGAGACTGGTCCAAGAATCTGATTTTGCCAAGCTCAACTATGTCAAGGCATGCGCCAGAGAAGCCTTCAGGCTCCACCCAATAGCACCTTTCAATGTTCCGCACGTGTCCGTGGCGGATACAACCGTTGCCGACTACTTTATCCCAAAAGGGAGTCATCTGCTCCTTAGCCGGACAGGGCTGGGTCGGAATCCTAAAGTTTGGGATGAGCCACTCAAGTACAAGCCAGAGCGCCACCTCAAGGCTGATCATGGAACTCCACTGTCGCTGACTGAGACAGATCTGCGCTTCATCTCCTTCAGCACTGGCATGCGTGGCTGCAAGGGAGTCTTGCTCGGGACTTCCATGACTGTCATGCTGTTTGCTAGGCTGCTGCAGTGTTTCACATGGAGCATCCCACCTGACCAGCAAGGGCAAGCCATCAATCTAACCGAGGCAAAGGAAAATCTCTTTCTTGGCAAACCGCTGGTTGCGGTTGCAAGCCCCAGGCTTCCCTCTAATGTCTATCCCGCTTAA
- the LOC18591094 gene encoding B3 domain-containing transcription repressor VAL1 isoform X1 — MGSKICMNSSCGTASTHEWKKGWPLRSGGFAHLCYRCGSAYEDSVYCDTFHLEESGWRECRLCGKRLHCGCIASKYLLELLDYGGVGCTSCANSSRLHSVRRIQTHGDEIPNGFSAMPMNNAGSSSVESKAVGDHVDERTLAQLCKIMEANECNLLPQSQRGDPNASLGQHRGEEAMCSVGEVGAGFSNSMQPYVRPPNFAQTDNARPALDIRDIHDSLSQPSLSMTLGGPSGNPNFVLPFSSGLAEGKEQSKMSSSFQQGQRSRPILPKPSKNGLATSSEVNKSMVPQARIARPPVEGRGKNHLLPRYWPRITDQELQQLSGDLKSTIVPLFEKVLSASDAGRIGRLVLPKACAEAYFPPISQSEGLPLRIQDVKGKEWTFQFRFWPNNNSRMYVLEGVTPCIQSMQLRAGDTVTFSRIDPGGKLVMGFRKATNSDTQEGQTSSLPNGAHSGETSNSGGIENLSTVSAYSGLFQTPKAGKDPLVNSLSEHLSLADGTISWGRGENHGDGANEDPVQQPAVNAEKKRTRNIGSKSKRLLMHSEDALELRLTWEEAQDLLRPPPSVKPSIVTIEDHEFEEYDEPPVFGKRTIFAAQPSGGQEQWAQCDDCSKWRRLPVDVLLPPKWTCSDNVWDSSRCSCSASEEISPKELENLLRVGRDLKKRKILESPKLATEREPSGLDALASAAVLGDKMGDVGESSIGATTKHPRHRPGCTCIVCIQPPSGKGKHKPTCTCNVCMTVKRRFKTLMLRKKKRQSEREAEISQKDNNGHKDESELNDTRLDHSENEGSHSRIQAEVAETSTGQIDLNCHPNREDLQLEEQGLNMMSLVQAAGMPMENYIKQNGLPSLISEQQGSLGSHALSQANKENERHLSDEEFLASVGWEHDNRSDEGHKEPSLERNGLQ; from the exons ATGGGGTCCAAGATTTGCATGAATTCCTCGTGTGGAACTGCTAGCACCCATGAATGGAAGAAGGGATGGCCTCTGCGATCTGGTGGTTTTGCTCATCTCTGCTACCGTTGCGG CTCTGCCTATGAGGATAGTGTTTATTGTGATACATTCCACTTGGAGGAATCTGGATGGAGGGAGTGTCGCTTATGTGGCAAA CGTCTTCATTGTGGTTGCATAGCCTCCAAGTATCTGCTGGAACTCCTAGATTATGGAGGTGTTGGGTGTACCAGCTGTGCAAACAGCTCCCGACTTCATTCAGTTAGAAGAATTCAG ACGCATGGTGATGAAATTCCCAATGGATTTAGTGCAATGCCAATGAATAATGCTGGATCCAGTTCTGTTGAAAGTAAAGCAGTTGGTGATCATGTTGATGAGAGAACACTTGCACAATTGTGCAAAATCATGGAGGCTAATGAATGCAACCTCTTGCCTCAATCTCAAAGAGGTGATCCAAATGCATCTCTTGGGCAACACAGAGGAGAGGAAGCCATGTGTTCCGTTGGGGAAGTGGGTGCTGGTTTTTCAAACTCTATGCAACCATATGTTCGACCACCTAACTTTGCGCAAACAGACAATGCTAGACCAGCATTAGACATTAGAGATATTCATGATTCACTTTCACAACCTTCTTTGAGTATGACTTTGGGAGGACCATCTGGGAATCCAAATTTTGTTCTACCTTTTTCCAGTGGGCTTGCTGAGGGAAAAGAACAGAGCAAAATGTCGTCCTCTTTTCAACAAGGGCAGCGATCTCGTCCAATATTACCCAAACCCTCAAAAAATGGTCTAGCGACAAGTTCAGAAGTAAACAAAAGCATGGTTCCCCAGGCGCGAATTGCAAGGCCACCAGTTGAGGGACGGGGGAAGAATCATTTACTTCCTCGGTATTGGCCAAGGATTACTGACCAAGAGCTGCAGCAACTATCAGGAGA TTTGAAATCTACCATTGTCCCACTGTTTGAGAAGGTTCTCAGTGCCAGTGATGCTGGTCGAATCGGTCGATTAGTGCTCCCAAAAGCATGTGCTGAA GCGTATTTTCCTCCCATTTCACAATCAGAAGGTCTTCCTCTAAGGATTCAAGATGTAAAGGGGAAAGAATGGACGTTTCAGTTCAGGTTTTGGCCAAATAACAATAGTAGGATGTATGTCTTGGAGGGTGTAACACCTTGTATTCAGTCCATGCAATTACGAGCAGGCGATACTG TAACATTTAGTCGAATAGATCCTGGAGGTAAACTTGTTATGGGGTTTCGGAAGGCGACAAACTCTGATACACAG GAAGGCCAAACATCTTCCCTTCCTAATGGTGCACATTCTGGGGAAACTTCCAATTCTGGTGGCATTGAGAATTTGTCTACAGTGAGTGCTTACTCTGGTCTTTTTCAGACCCCAAAAGCAGGAAAGGATCCTCTTGTAAATTCTCTGTCTGAACATTTGAGTTTGGCTGATGGAACCATCAGTTGGGGTAGAGGTGAGAACCATGGAGACGGAGCAAATGAGGATCCAGTGCAGCAACCAGCAGTGAATGCAGAGAAGAAGAGGACTAGAAATATTGGGTCCAAAAGTAAGAGGTTGCTGATGCATAGTGAGGATGCTTTGGAGTTAAGGCTCACGTGGGAAGAAGCACAGGACTTGCTTCGTCCACCCCCAAGTGTCAAGCCTAGCATTGTGACTATTGAGGACCATGAATTTGAAGAATATGAT GAACCCCCTGTTTTTGGAAAGAGAACTATATTTGCAGCTCAACCATCTGG GGGACAGGAGCAATGGGCCCAGTGCGATGATTGCTCCAAATGGCGAAGGTTACCCGTTGATGTTCTTCTCCCTCCAAAGTGGACATGTTCAGATAATGTTTGGGATTCAAGCAG GTGTTCATGTTCTGCATCAGAGGAGATTAGCCCAAAGGAACTGGAGAATCTTCTTCGAGTGGGTAGAG ATTTGAAGAAGCGAAAAATTCTAGAAAGTCCTAAGCTGGCCACAGAACGTGAACCTTCAGGCTTGGATGCTCTGGCTAGTGCTGCAGTTTTAGGAGACAAAATGGGTGATGTGGGGGAGTCTTCAATTGGAGCTACAACAAAACATCCCCGACACCGCCCTGGCTGTACCTGCATTGTGTGCATTCAGCCTCCAAGTGGGAAGGGAAAGCACAAACCTACATGCACCTGTAATGTGTGCATGACTGTAAAGCGCCGGTTTAAAACACTCATGCTGCGGAAGAAGAAACGTCAATCAGAACGTGAAGCAGAAATTTCCCAGAAAGATAATAATGGCCACAAGGATGAATCGGAGCTGAATGACACAAGACTTGATCATTCAGAGAATGAAGGAAGCCACAGCAGAATTCAAGCTGAGGTAGCTGAGACCAGTACTGGACAAATAGACCTGAATTGTCACCCCAATCGTGAAGACCTGCAACTTGAAGAACAAGGATTGAATATGATGAGTCTTGTTCAAGCTGCTGGCATGCCGATGGAAAATTATATAAAGCAAAATGGGCTTCCAAGCCTAATAAGTGAGCAACAGGGTAGCCTTGGTTCCCATGCACTATCACAAGCTAACAAAGAGAATGAGAGACACCTATCTGATGAAGAGTTTCTTGCATCTGTAGGATGGGAGCATGACAACAGAAGTGATGAAGGGCATAAGGAGCCCAGTTTGGAGAGAAATGGTCTTCAGTAA
- the LOC18591094 gene encoding B3 domain-containing transcription repressor VAL1 isoform X2, producing MEGVSLMWQTSKYLLELLDYGGVGCTSCANSSRLHSVRRIQTHGDEIPNGFSAMPMNNAGSSSVESKAVGDHVDERTLAQLCKIMEANECNLLPQSQRGDPNASLGQHRGEEAMCSVGEVGAGFSNSMQPYVRPPNFAQTDNARPALDIRDIHDSLSQPSLSMTLGGPSGNPNFVLPFSSGLAEGKEQSKMSSSFQQGQRSRPILPKPSKNGLATSSEVNKSMVPQARIARPPVEGRGKNHLLPRYWPRITDQELQQLSGDLKSTIVPLFEKVLSASDAGRIGRLVLPKACAEAYFPPISQSEGLPLRIQDVKGKEWTFQFRFWPNNNSRMYVLEGVTPCIQSMQLRAGDTVTFSRIDPGGKLVMGFRKATNSDTQEGQTSSLPNGAHSGETSNSGGIENLSTVSAYSGLFQTPKAGKDPLVNSLSEHLSLADGTISWGRGENHGDGANEDPVQQPAVNAEKKRTRNIGSKSKRLLMHSEDALELRLTWEEAQDLLRPPPSVKPSIVTIEDHEFEEYDEPPVFGKRTIFAAQPSGGQEQWAQCDDCSKWRRLPVDVLLPPKWTCSDNVWDSSRCSCSASEEISPKELENLLRVGRDLKKRKILESPKLATEREPSGLDALASAAVLGDKMGDVGESSIGATTKHPRHRPGCTCIVCIQPPSGKGKHKPTCTCNVCMTVKRRFKTLMLRKKKRQSEREAEISQKDNNGHKDESELNDTRLDHSENEGSHSRIQAEVAETSTGQIDLNCHPNREDLQLEEQGLNMMSLVQAAGMPMENYIKQNGLPSLISEQQGSLGSHALSQANKENERHLSDEEFLASVGWEHDNRSDEGHKEPSLERNGLQ from the exons ATGGAGGGAGTGTCGCTTATGTGGCAAA CCTCCAAGTATCTGCTGGAACTCCTAGATTATGGAGGTGTTGGGTGTACCAGCTGTGCAAACAGCTCCCGACTTCATTCAGTTAGAAGAATTCAG ACGCATGGTGATGAAATTCCCAATGGATTTAGTGCAATGCCAATGAATAATGCTGGATCCAGTTCTGTTGAAAGTAAAGCAGTTGGTGATCATGTTGATGAGAGAACACTTGCACAATTGTGCAAAATCATGGAGGCTAATGAATGCAACCTCTTGCCTCAATCTCAAAGAGGTGATCCAAATGCATCTCTTGGGCAACACAGAGGAGAGGAAGCCATGTGTTCCGTTGGGGAAGTGGGTGCTGGTTTTTCAAACTCTATGCAACCATATGTTCGACCACCTAACTTTGCGCAAACAGACAATGCTAGACCAGCATTAGACATTAGAGATATTCATGATTCACTTTCACAACCTTCTTTGAGTATGACTTTGGGAGGACCATCTGGGAATCCAAATTTTGTTCTACCTTTTTCCAGTGGGCTTGCTGAGGGAAAAGAACAGAGCAAAATGTCGTCCTCTTTTCAACAAGGGCAGCGATCTCGTCCAATATTACCCAAACCCTCAAAAAATGGTCTAGCGACAAGTTCAGAAGTAAACAAAAGCATGGTTCCCCAGGCGCGAATTGCAAGGCCACCAGTTGAGGGACGGGGGAAGAATCATTTACTTCCTCGGTATTGGCCAAGGATTACTGACCAAGAGCTGCAGCAACTATCAGGAGA TTTGAAATCTACCATTGTCCCACTGTTTGAGAAGGTTCTCAGTGCCAGTGATGCTGGTCGAATCGGTCGATTAGTGCTCCCAAAAGCATGTGCTGAA GCGTATTTTCCTCCCATTTCACAATCAGAAGGTCTTCCTCTAAGGATTCAAGATGTAAAGGGGAAAGAATGGACGTTTCAGTTCAGGTTTTGGCCAAATAACAATAGTAGGATGTATGTCTTGGAGGGTGTAACACCTTGTATTCAGTCCATGCAATTACGAGCAGGCGATACTG TAACATTTAGTCGAATAGATCCTGGAGGTAAACTTGTTATGGGGTTTCGGAAGGCGACAAACTCTGATACACAG GAAGGCCAAACATCTTCCCTTCCTAATGGTGCACATTCTGGGGAAACTTCCAATTCTGGTGGCATTGAGAATTTGTCTACAGTGAGTGCTTACTCTGGTCTTTTTCAGACCCCAAAAGCAGGAAAGGATCCTCTTGTAAATTCTCTGTCTGAACATTTGAGTTTGGCTGATGGAACCATCAGTTGGGGTAGAGGTGAGAACCATGGAGACGGAGCAAATGAGGATCCAGTGCAGCAACCAGCAGTGAATGCAGAGAAGAAGAGGACTAGAAATATTGGGTCCAAAAGTAAGAGGTTGCTGATGCATAGTGAGGATGCTTTGGAGTTAAGGCTCACGTGGGAAGAAGCACAGGACTTGCTTCGTCCACCCCCAAGTGTCAAGCCTAGCATTGTGACTATTGAGGACCATGAATTTGAAGAATATGAT GAACCCCCTGTTTTTGGAAAGAGAACTATATTTGCAGCTCAACCATCTGG GGGACAGGAGCAATGGGCCCAGTGCGATGATTGCTCCAAATGGCGAAGGTTACCCGTTGATGTTCTTCTCCCTCCAAAGTGGACATGTTCAGATAATGTTTGGGATTCAAGCAG GTGTTCATGTTCTGCATCAGAGGAGATTAGCCCAAAGGAACTGGAGAATCTTCTTCGAGTGGGTAGAG ATTTGAAGAAGCGAAAAATTCTAGAAAGTCCTAAGCTGGCCACAGAACGTGAACCTTCAGGCTTGGATGCTCTGGCTAGTGCTGCAGTTTTAGGAGACAAAATGGGTGATGTGGGGGAGTCTTCAATTGGAGCTACAACAAAACATCCCCGACACCGCCCTGGCTGTACCTGCATTGTGTGCATTCAGCCTCCAAGTGGGAAGGGAAAGCACAAACCTACATGCACCTGTAATGTGTGCATGACTGTAAAGCGCCGGTTTAAAACACTCATGCTGCGGAAGAAGAAACGTCAATCAGAACGTGAAGCAGAAATTTCCCAGAAAGATAATAATGGCCACAAGGATGAATCGGAGCTGAATGACACAAGACTTGATCATTCAGAGAATGAAGGAAGCCACAGCAGAATTCAAGCTGAGGTAGCTGAGACCAGTACTGGACAAATAGACCTGAATTGTCACCCCAATCGTGAAGACCTGCAACTTGAAGAACAAGGATTGAATATGATGAGTCTTGTTCAAGCTGCTGGCATGCCGATGGAAAATTATATAAAGCAAAATGGGCTTCCAAGCCTAATAAGTGAGCAACAGGGTAGCCTTGGTTCCCATGCACTATCACAAGCTAACAAAGAGAATGAGAGACACCTATCTGATGAAGAGTTTCTTGCATCTGTAGGATGGGAGCATGACAACAGAAGTGATGAAGGGCATAAGGAGCCCAGTTTGGAGAGAAATGGTCTTCAGTAA
- the LOC18591095 gene encoding uncharacterized protein LOC18591095, with protein sequence MTTPVLPKSKATKPISSCFRGIIGSSQTWLLEEGCNSDDIDLGFSSFHCTSEAKLPSLGCKLWTEDPIGTFPVPELNVAVKSCFDRPEHSESIQCSPSGCFTSENSAFGQPFNHTNSYDSPVFSKVRSGSVKQDLSPASRVQVVSLDSSHTAGPHGETGFPDLSVQGSICGDEKRKSNLRPAKCEQFELEKENTPGNDLLFSEDPMAVDSSNSKSMDIECKEAKDGTLKAKENLKTTYSPEHGEETSSSVKIHDKSESSTNETGCNCDAEIPLPCQSGTEDPNAGTGNAKLEEEKAISRRESNGEESSKQVMVLELEAYVVQLVCVEKVVKEASALDIVKKV encoded by the exons ATGACGACGCCAGTGCTTCCCAAGTCAAAAGCCACCAAGCCCATAAGCTCTTGTTTCCGAGGGATAATAGGATCTTCTCAGACATGGTTGCTTGAGGAAGGATGCAATTCGGATGATATAGATTTGGGTTTCAGTTCTTTCCATTGTACCTCAGAGGCAAAACTTCCATCCTTAGGATGCAAGCTGTGGACCGAAGATCCTATCGGTACATTTCCTGTTCCTGAACTCAATGTTGCTGTCAAATCTTGTTTTGATAGACCTGAGCACAGTGAATCTATCCAATGTTCACCTTCTGGCTGTTTTACCTCTGAGAATTCTGCATTCGGCCAACCATTTAATCATACGAACTCTTATGATTCTCCAGTATTCTCAAAGGTTAGGTCTGGATCAGTCAAGCAAGATTTATCTCCAGCTTCTAGAGTACAAGTTGTTTCCCTGGATTCATCCCATACTGCTGGTCCGCATGGAGAGACGGGGTTTCCTGACTTATCAGTACAGGGAAGTATCTGTGGagatgagaaaagaaaatcaaaccTCCGGCCAGCCAAGTGTGAACAATTTgaacttgaaaaagaaaatacccCTGGAAATGATTTATTGTTTTCAGAGGACCCAATGGCAGTGGATAGTTCAAATTCCAAGAGCATGGATATTGAATGCAAGGAAGCAAAAGATGGAACCCTAAAAGCAAAGGAGAACCTAAAAACAACATATTCTCCTGAGCATGGTGAGGAAACATCATCATCTGTTAAGATCCATGACAAATCCGAAAGCAGTACAAATGAGACAGG GTGTAATTGTGATGCAGAAATTCCTCTTCCTTGTCAAAGTGGGACTGAAG ATCCCAATGCAGGAACAGGAAATGCTAAGCTTGAAGAGGAAAAAGCGATAAGTAGAAGAGAGAGTAATGGTGAGGAGTCATCCAAGCAGGTGATGGTGCTTGAGCTTGAAGCCTATGTTGTTCAACTTGTTTGCGTAGAGAAAGTTGTAAAGGAGGCATCTGCCCTGGACATCGTGAAGAAGGtataa